A genomic window from Leptolyngbya sp. BL0902 includes:
- a CDS encoding type II CAAX prenyl endopeptidase Rce1 family protein produces MNYFRLRIYIALRVSLHRLEMAVKTRPRWSDWALAAGLLAGYSILILPLGFWHHWLTLGVALPWPQGVGLAARVLVIPALTEEGFWRVLMLPHKTEILTPRKRWLVGVPMLGLFVLMHGISSLTLYPQGFPTFISPMFLLSATLLGLICTLAYWASGSGWVPVAMHWLVVFVWLMFLGGYSQLGLGG; encoded by the coding sequence TTGAATTATTTTCGTTTGCGGATTTACATTGCCCTGCGCGTTAGCCTGCATCGGCTGGAGATGGCGGTAAAAACGCGCCCTCGCTGGTCAGATTGGGCGCTAGCGGCGGGGCTGTTGGCGGGCTATAGCATCCTTATCCTGCCCTTGGGGTTTTGGCATCACTGGCTGACGCTGGGGGTGGCGCTACCGTGGCCCCAGGGGGTGGGGCTGGCGGCGCGGGTGCTGGTCATTCCGGCCCTCACCGAGGAAGGCTTTTGGCGGGTGCTGATGTTGCCCCACAAAACCGAAATCCTCACCCCTCGCAAGCGCTGGCTGGTGGGAGTGCCCATGCTGGGCCTTTTTGTGCTGATGCATGGGATCAGCAGCCTCACCCTCTATCCCCAGGGGTTTCCGACCTTTATCTCACCGATGTTTCTGCTGTCGGCTACCCTGCTAGGGCTGATTTGCACCCTGGCCTACTGGGCCTCTGGGTCGGGCTGGGTTCCGGTGGCAATGCATTGGCTGGTGGTGTTTGTGTGGCTGATGTTTTTGGGCGGATATAGCCAACTGGGGCTGGGCGGCTAG
- the groL gene encoding chaperonin GroEL (60 kDa chaperone family; promotes refolding of misfolded polypeptides especially under stressful conditions; forms two stacked rings of heptamers to form a barrel-shaped 14mer; ends can be capped by GroES; misfolded proteins enter the barrel where they are refolded when GroES binds), with product MAKTITYNEDARRALERGFDMLAEAVAVTLGPKGRNVVLEKKFGAPQIINDGITIAKEIELEDHIENTAVSLLRQAASKTNDAAGDGTTTATVLGHAIVKEGLRNVAAGANAISLKRGIDKATAFLVDRIAEHARPVEDSKSIAQVGAISAGNDDEVGQMIADAMDKVGREGVISLEEGKSMTTELEVTEGMRFDKGYLSPYFVTDTERMEAVLDDPYILLTDKKITLVQDLVPVLEQVARSGKPLMIIAEDIEKEALATLVVNRMRGVLNVAAVKAPGFGDRRKAMLEDIAVLTGGQVISEDTGLKLDNVKVDMLGSARRITITKDTTTIVAEGNEKAVKARCEQIRRQIEETESSYDKEKLQERLAKLSGGVAVIKVGAATETEMKDRKLRLEDAINATKAAVEEGIVPGGGTTLAHLAPQLEEWAKANLSGEELLGAQIVTRALTAPLNRIAENAGFNGAVIVEQVKEKDFTIGYDAANNQFVDMFEAGIVDPAKVTRSGLQNAASIASMVLTTECIVVDKPEPKAPAAGAGAGMGGDFDY from the coding sequence ATGGCTAAAACCATCACCTACAACGAAGATGCCCGTCGTGCCCTAGAGCGCGGTTTTGATATGTTGGCCGAAGCGGTGGCCGTTACCCTTGGCCCCAAGGGTCGCAATGTGGTGCTAGAGAAAAAGTTTGGTGCACCCCAAATCATCAACGACGGCATCACCATTGCCAAGGAAATTGAGCTCGAAGATCACATCGAAAATACCGCCGTTTCCCTGCTGCGTCAGGCCGCTTCTAAGACCAACGACGCCGCTGGAGATGGCACCACCACCGCCACTGTGCTGGGCCACGCCATTGTGAAGGAAGGTCTGCGGAACGTGGCTGCGGGTGCCAACGCCATTTCCCTCAAGCGCGGCATCGACAAGGCCACCGCGTTTCTGGTGGATCGCATTGCCGAGCACGCCCGTCCCGTAGAAGATTCTAAGTCCATCGCCCAGGTGGGGGCCATTTCCGCCGGGAACGATGACGAAGTGGGCCAAATGATCGCCGACGCCATGGACAAGGTGGGCCGCGAAGGGGTGATTTCCCTGGAAGAAGGCAAGTCCATGACCACCGAACTGGAAGTCACCGAGGGGATGCGCTTCGATAAGGGCTATCTATCGCCCTACTTTGTCACCGACACCGAGCGGATGGAAGCCGTCCTCGACGACCCCTACATCCTGCTGACCGACAAAAAAATCACCCTGGTGCAAGACCTGGTGCCCGTGCTAGAGCAGGTGGCCCGTTCTGGCAAGCCCCTGATGATCATCGCCGAAGACATCGAAAAAGAAGCCCTGGCGACCCTGGTGGTGAACCGGATGCGCGGCGTGCTGAACGTGGCCGCTGTGAAGGCTCCCGGCTTTGGCGACCGTCGTAAGGCCATGCTGGAAGACATCGCCGTGCTGACAGGTGGTCAGGTGATCTCCGAAGACACCGGGCTGAAGCTCGACAACGTGAAGGTGGATATGCTGGGCAGCGCCCGCCGCATCACCATCACCAAGGACACCACCACCATCGTGGCCGAGGGCAACGAGAAGGCTGTGAAGGCTCGCTGCGAGCAGATCCGTCGTCAGATCGAAGAAACTGAATCCAGCTATGACAAAGAGAAGCTGCAAGAGCGTTTGGCCAAGCTGTCCGGCGGTGTGGCGGTAATCAAAGTGGGTGCGGCCACCGAGACCGAAATGAAGGATCGCAAGCTGCGCCTAGAAGATGCCATCAACGCCACCAAGGCGGCGGTGGAAGAGGGCATTGTCCCCGGCGGCGGCACCACCCTGGCCCACTTGGCTCCCCAACTGGAGGAGTGGGCCAAGGCCAACCTCAGCGGCGAAGAGTTGCTGGGTGCCCAGATCGTCACCCGTGCCCTCACCGCTCCCCTCAATCGGATTGCGGAAAACGCGGGCTTCAACGGTGCGGTGATCGTCGAGCAGGTGAAGGAAAAAGACTTCACCATCGGCTACGACGCCGCCAACAACCAGTTTGTCGATATGTTCGAGGCTGGCATCGTTGACCCCGCCAAAGTAACCCGCTCTGGGCTGCAAAACGCGGCGTCCATTGCCTCCATGGTGCTCACCACCGAGTGCATCGTGGTCGATAAGCCTGAACCTAAGGCTCCTGCCGCTGGCGCAGGTGCTGGCATGGGCGGCGACTTCGACTACTAA
- the groES gene encoding co-chaperone GroES, with protein MAAVTLNASTVKPLGDRILVKVSEAEEKTAGGILLPDTAKEKPQVGEVIQVGPGKRNDDGSYQAIEVKVGDKVLYSKYAGTDIKLGSDDYVLLRESDILAALG; from the coding sequence ATGGCCGCTGTTACCCTAAATGCGTCCACCGTGAAGCCCCTAGGGGATCGCATCTTGGTGAAGGTGAGCGAAGCTGAAGAAAAGACCGCTGGGGGCATTTTGCTGCCCGACACCGCCAAGGAAAAGCCCCAGGTTGGCGAAGTAATTCAAGTTGGCCCCGGCAAGCGCAACGATGACGGCAGCTACCAGGCCATCGAAGTGAAGGTGGGCGACAAGGTGCTGTATTCCAAGTACGCTGGCACCGACATCAAACTCGGCAGCGACGATTACGTGCTCCTGCGCGAGTCCGATATCCTCGCCGCCCTAGGTTAA
- a CDS encoding histone deacetylase → MSDLPIIFHPDYVAPLPEGHRFPMPKFALLKDRLLKDGVITTDQIYHPGAPSSDWLELVHRPPYVQAYQQGTLDPKLQRRIGLPWSAALVKRTCTAVGGTILTAKLALSRGLACNTAGGTHHAFPDYGAGFCIFNDIAIAARVLQQQGQVQRVLVIDLDVHQGDGTAWIFRDDPSVFTFSMHCDANFPARKQTSDLDVPLPVGMEDDAYLHTLAQYVPDLLSQVQPDLVIYDAGADPHREDRLGKLALTNTGLYQRDHWVLETCIAAGYPVACVIGGGYGDAMDDLIYRHSLLHRAATEVFRRHRL, encoded by the coding sequence TTGAGCGATCTGCCGATTATTTTTCATCCCGACTATGTGGCCCCACTGCCGGAGGGGCACCGTTTTCCCATGCCGAAGTTTGCCCTACTGAAGGATCGGCTGCTGAAGGATGGGGTGATTACTACCGACCAAATTTACCACCCCGGAGCCCCCAGCTCAGACTGGCTGGAGCTGGTGCATCGCCCCCCCTATGTGCAGGCTTATCAGCAGGGCACCCTAGACCCCAAGCTGCAACGGCGCATTGGCCTACCCTGGAGTGCGGCCCTGGTGAAGCGCACCTGCACAGCGGTGGGGGGCACCATTCTTACAGCCAAGCTGGCCCTCAGTCGGGGGCTGGCCTGCAACACCGCTGGCGGCACCCACCATGCCTTTCCCGATTACGGGGCGGGTTTTTGCATTTTTAACGACATCGCCATTGCCGCCCGCGTATTGCAGCAGCAGGGCCAGGTGCAGCGGGTACTGGTGATTGACCTGGACGTCCATCAGGGGGACGGCACCGCCTGGATTTTTCGGGATGACCCCAGCGTGTTCACCTTTTCCATGCACTGCGACGCCAACTTTCCAGCCCGCAAGCAAACCAGCGATTTAGACGTGCCCCTACCCGTGGGTATGGAGGACGACGCCTATCTGCACACCCTGGCCCAGTATGTGCCGGATTTGCTGAGCCAGGTGCAGCCCGACCTGGTGATCTACGATGCCGGGGCCGACCCCCACCGCGAGGATCGCCTGGGCAAGCTGGCCCTCACCAATACCGGGCTTTACCAGCGCGACCATTGGGTGCTAGAAACTTGCATCGCCGCTGGATATCCCGTCGCTTGCGTCATCGGTGGCGGCTATGGCGATGCCATGGACGACCTGATTTACCGTCATTCGCTGCTGCACCGGGCCGCTACCGAGGTCTTCCGTCGCCATCGGCTGTAG
- a CDS encoding homogentisate phytyltransferase encodes MTVSPQGSSPRLRFRQNPLRWLYALWKFWRPHTVIGTSLSVLGIAIIVLADGATTSVPNGLGMVGTALAACLLGNLYIVGLNQLEDIAIDRVNKPHLPLAAGEFTISDGRWIVALAGVGAVAVAAGGGRWLLGTVGLSLMIGTAYSLPPLRLKRFPFWASFCILAVRGAVVNLGLFLHFSQRLGQPLAIPGRVWALTVFILLFSIAIALFKDIPDIEGDRRYGIRTLSLHLGQRPVFNLARGLLTVGYGGMVLVGPWLAGVNRPLLIVTHLLALAALWIASFRVAPLHPHRPGATLSYPNFYQFIWKLFFLEYLIFPLACWLA; translated from the coding sequence GTGACCGTGTCCCCCCAGGGGTCTTCCCCGCGCCTACGCTTTCGCCAAAATCCCCTGCGTTGGCTCTATGCCCTATGGAAATTTTGGCGACCCCATACGGTCATCGGCACTAGCCTCAGCGTGTTAGGCATCGCCATCATCGTGCTGGCGGATGGAGCCACAACCTCGGTGCCCAACGGGTTGGGGATGGTAGGCACTGCCCTCGCAGCTTGTCTGCTGGGCAACCTCTATATTGTGGGCCTCAACCAACTGGAGGACATTGCCATTGACCGCGTCAACAAGCCCCACCTGCCCCTGGCGGCGGGGGAATTTACGATCTCCGATGGCCGCTGGATTGTGGCCCTGGCCGGAGTGGGCGCGGTGGCCGTGGCGGCGGGGGGCGGGCGCTGGCTCCTGGGCACCGTGGGCCTCAGCTTGATGATTGGCACCGCCTATTCCTTGCCTCCCCTGCGGCTCAAGCGGTTTCCCTTTTGGGCGTCCTTCTGCATCTTGGCGGTGCGGGGAGCGGTGGTCAACCTGGGGCTGTTTCTGCACTTTAGCCAGCGGCTGGGTCAGCCCTTGGCCATTCCGGGCCGGGTGTGGGCTTTGACGGTGTTTATCCTCCTATTCAGCATTGCCATCGCCCTTTTCAAGGATATTCCCGACATCGAAGGAGATCGCCGCTACGGCATTCGCACCCTTTCCCTCCACCTAGGCCAGCGCCCGGTGTTTAACCTCGCGAGGGGCTTGCTTACCGTGGGCTATGGGGGGATGGTGCTGGTGGGGCCTTGGCTGGCGGGGGTCAATCGGCCCCTGTTGATCGTCACCCACCTGCTTGCCCTCGCCGCCCTGTGGATTGCCAGCTTTCGGGTTGCCCCCCTCCATCCCCACCGCCCTGGGGCTACTCTCTCCTACCCCAACTTCTACCAATTCATCTGGAAACTCTTTTTTCTGGAGTACCTCATCTTTCCCCTTGCCTGCTGGCTTGCCTAG
- a CDS encoding DUF4268 domain-containing protein, which produces MRPKPSAKPKLGRLEKMNPADYWQNAADFQHWLAEAENLDLLSDALGLTLAPWAEDDGPEDKAGSASEYGLFQEAETDQIVLVAAYPGSSETPQLGALITGAALAEASTVVWIAAEFTTEHQQTLNWLNQLGQAQVAFLGVEVELWCIGKNAMAVNFTALQDSLGEFEEGADEGSQPQTRGTVAPEPEPEPEPLTEAQQANLDFWTGLCEQMDRLGSLVKPGNPTPEATMGFAIARAGFRLNAILDLEHRSLYTELLLSGTDAHAHFYLLAHERDLIADEIGLPLIWDDSGDQTCVIACLLDNVDFDQRDQWPHYQAWFCDCLERFYEVFFERIKHLDANGYHAMPHHRIASLTDTLILPASQRP; this is translated from the coding sequence ATGCGGCCCAAGCCATCTGCCAAACCCAAGCTGGGACGGCTCGAAAAAATGAATCCCGCTGACTATTGGCAAAATGCCGCCGATTTTCAGCACTGGCTGGCGGAGGCCGAAAACCTAGACCTGCTTAGCGATGCCTTGGGGCTGACCCTGGCTCCCTGGGCTGAGGATGATGGCCCTGAAGACAAGGCTGGTAGCGCTTCAGAGTACGGCTTGTTTCAGGAGGCGGAGACGGATCAGATTGTCCTGGTCGCCGCCTATCCAGGAAGTAGTGAAACGCCGCAACTGGGGGCGCTGATCACCGGGGCTGCGTTGGCAGAGGCTTCAACGGTGGTTTGGATCGCCGCTGAGTTCACGACCGAGCATCAGCAAACCCTCAACTGGCTGAATCAGCTTGGCCAAGCCCAGGTTGCCTTCTTGGGAGTAGAGGTAGAGCTATGGTGCATCGGGAAAAACGCAATGGCCGTGAATTTCACAGCCCTGCAAGACAGCCTGGGGGAGTTTGAGGAGGGAGCCGATGAAGGTTCCCAGCCCCAGACGAGGGGGACGGTAGCGCCAGAGCCAGAACCGGAACCAGAACCCCTGACTGAGGCTCAGCAGGCCAATTTAGACTTTTGGACGGGCCTGTGCGAGCAGATGGATCGCCTGGGTAGCTTGGTAAAACCGGGCAACCCTACGCCGGAGGCCACCATGGGCTTTGCCATTGCCAGGGCGGGCTTTCGTCTGAATGCCATCCTCGATTTGGAGCACCGCAGTCTCTATACCGAGCTGCTGCTGTCGGGCACTGATGCCCACGCCCACTTTTATCTGCTAGCCCACGAGCGAGACCTCATTGCCGACGAAATTGGCCTGCCCCTGATTTGGGACGACAGCGGCGATCAGACCTGTGTGATCGCCTGCCTGCTGGACAATGTAGACTTTGACCAGCGTGACCAGTGGCCCCACTACCAAGCCTGGTTTTGCGATTGCCTAGAGCGCTTCTATGAGGTGTTCTTCGAGCGCATCAAACACCTCGATGCCAACGGCTACCACGCCATGCCGCACCACCGGATAGCCTCCCTCACGGATACGCTCATTCTGCCTGCCAGTCAGCGCCCCTAA
- the purU gene encoding formyltetrahydrofolate deformylase has protein sequence MASPTAILLVSCPDQKGLVAKLANFIYANGGNILHADQHCDPEAGLFLSRLEWELEGFNLPREIIGPAFNAIAQPLGATWQLSFSDDVPRLSIWVSHQDHCLLDLLWRHKAGEFKAEIPLIISNHPTLKPIADQFGIDFHHLPITKDTKAEQEQAQLALLKDYNIDLVVLAKYMQVLSPDFLAEYSQVINIHHSFLPAFMGANPYQRAYQRGVKIIGATAHYVTSDLDEGPIIEQDVVRISHRDDVKELIRKGKDMERIVLARAVRLHLHSRTLVYGNRTVVFG, from the coding sequence TCTCTTGCCCCGACCAAAAGGGGCTGGTGGCTAAACTGGCCAACTTTATCTATGCCAACGGCGGCAACATCCTCCACGCCGACCAGCACTGCGACCCAGAAGCAGGGCTGTTTTTGTCGCGCCTAGAGTGGGAATTGGAGGGCTTTAACCTGCCCCGCGAGATCATTGGCCCCGCCTTCAACGCCATCGCCCAACCCCTGGGGGCCACCTGGCAGCTCAGCTTTTCCGATGATGTGCCCCGTCTGTCCATTTGGGTGAGCCATCAGGATCACTGTTTGTTAGATTTGCTGTGGCGACACAAGGCCGGGGAATTTAAAGCCGAGATTCCTCTAATCATCAGCAATCACCCCACCCTCAAGCCCATCGCCGACCAGTTCGGCATCGACTTCCACCACCTCCCCATCACCAAGGACACCAAGGCCGAGCAGGAACAGGCGCAACTGGCCCTGCTGAAGGACTACAACATTGACCTCGTGGTGCTGGCTAAATATATGCAGGTGCTCTCGCCGGACTTTCTGGCGGAATACAGCCAGGTGATCAACATTCACCACTCCTTCCTGCCCGCCTTCATGGGGGCCAACCCCTACCAGCGGGCCTATCAGCGGGGGGTGAAGATCATTGGAGCCACCGCCCACTACGTCACCTCCGATCTCGACGAAGGCCCGATTATCGAGCAGGACGTGGTACGCATCAGCCACCGCGACGACGTGAAGGAACTGATCCGCAAGGGTAAGGACATGGAGCGCATTGTGTTGGCCCGTGCCGTGCGCCTGCACCTACACAGCCGCACCCTGGTCTACGGCAACCGCACCGTGGTCTTTGGCTGA